One genomic window of Thermococcus indicus includes the following:
- a CDS encoding L-aspartate oxidase, whose product MASVGIIGSGAAGLTAAIALARRGFDVTVIGRGIRESNSYLAQAGIAFPILDGDSLKAHVLDTIRAGKYLNDEETVWSVISKASGAYDFLTSIGVEFETNETEGGHSFHRVFTIRNETGKHMMKVLHMAAKEAGVHFVRGFAEELAVSERKAYGVFLEGELMKFDATVIAAGGFAGLFKYTAGSPLTTGLLIGDAVMKGAPARDLEFIQFHPTGYLGKSGVKLISEAVRGAGAKLVTEDGERFVNELSTRDIVSRAIYRQMLAGKGVYLDANSIEDFKRRFPQIYAFLMKDGIDPTRDLIPVSPIAHYTIGGIAVDLWYRTAIENLYAVGEAMSKGFHGANRLASNSLLECIVSGLEVARTIARDKPRRGDMKEPAYHGYEAGDVDSLRELLWNHAGIVRSAKTLKEGFRKLEEIEADPRLKLLARGVLECALAREESRGAHYREDFPFMRKVFERPSFFDGRCRL is encoded by the coding sequence GGGAAAGCAACTCCTACCTCGCTCAGGCTGGAATAGCCTTTCCCATCCTCGACGGCGATTCTCTCAAGGCTCACGTTCTAGACACCATCAGGGCAGGCAAGTATCTCAACGATGAGGAGACCGTGTGGAGCGTAATCTCAAAGGCGAGCGGGGCCTACGACTTTTTGACCTCAATCGGCGTCGAGTTCGAGACCAACGAGACCGAAGGCGGTCACTCCTTCCACCGCGTTTTCACGATAAGGAACGAGACCGGAAAGCATATGATGAAGGTTCTCCACATGGCCGCTAAAGAGGCAGGAGTGCACTTCGTTAGGGGCTTTGCTGAAGAGCTCGCCGTGAGCGAGAGGAAAGCCTACGGCGTCTTTCTCGAAGGAGAGCTCATGAAGTTCGACGCGACTGTAATAGCAGCGGGTGGCTTTGCGGGGCTCTTCAAGTACACAGCAGGCTCCCCTCTAACTACCGGCCTTCTCATCGGGGACGCGGTTATGAAAGGCGCCCCCGCGAGGGACCTTGAGTTTATACAGTTCCACCCGACCGGCTACCTGGGGAAATCTGGGGTGAAGCTCATCAGCGAGGCCGTCCGCGGTGCAGGGGCTAAGCTGGTGACGGAAGACGGCGAACGCTTCGTCAACGAGCTCTCCACGAGGGACATCGTCTCGCGGGCGATATACAGGCAGATGCTCGCTGGAAAGGGGGTCTACCTCGACGCCAACTCGATAGAGGACTTCAAGAGGCGCTTCCCCCAGATATATGCCTTCCTGATGAAGGACGGCATCGATCCGACTAGGGACTTAATCCCGGTCTCCCCAATAGCCCACTACACCATCGGCGGGATAGCGGTCGACCTCTGGTACAGGACGGCAATCGAGAACCTCTACGCTGTGGGCGAGGCGATGAGCAAAGGCTTCCACGGGGCGAACAGGCTGGCGAGCAACTCGCTCCTTGAGTGCATCGTGAGCGGACTTGAGGTGGCCAGGACAATCGCGAGGGATAAGCCGAGGCGGGGGGACATGAAGGAGCCGGCATATCACGGCTACGAGGCCGGGGACGTTGACTCGCTGAGGGAACTTCTCTGGAATCACGCCGGAATCGTCAGGAGCGCGAAGACCCTTAAGGAGGGCTTCAGAAAGCTTGAGGAAATTGAGGCAGACCCGAGGCTCAAACTCCTCGCCAGGGGAGTCCTTGAGTGCGCACTCGCGAGGGAAGAAAGCCGGGGCGCTCACTACCGCGAGGACTTTCCCTTCATGAGGAAGGTCTTCGAGAGGCCGAGCTTCTTCGACGGAAGGTGCAGGCTTTAG
- a CDS encoding PQQ-binding-like beta-propeller repeat protein, which translates to MRNSVKIGSVMLFISFFMAGLLLHLWRDSDENSGGFTGDLNITKVWDGQDDLLGADSNRLVLLSSSGRLEILRLGNWEQVYSAEDVEDAGLFSGVLAFRKSGSLYYTKLDTIEPHRLESPIENTSLGFRLGNLTFFIKRNPPIIHSGVRVPGNITIHVCGGTCGAFLFEDGEGKPFILRTEEGFVIGVASMEPFYHGRVVFINTSGEPVAEHTFDVGIRDVTVANNTVLVSTGGVERSGTAIWSGKLYALDGRGRLLWNASIEDRALWGHLCGYAPAGVSLLADGNVYAVDYKGVVYVFNKRGKYLRAVKTPASRTLGCGDLIRNVVVGGRVHCWHGRTLVCRWSRRRRAGYAYTHPAEPSPVDHLF; encoded by the coding sequence TTGAGGAACTCAGTAAAAATAGGGTCTGTCATGCTCTTCATTTCCTTTTTCATGGCGGGCTTGCTTTTGCATCTCTGGAGAGATTCGGATGAAAATTCCGGCGGTTTCACAGGCGACCTTAACATCACCAAGGTTTGGGATGGTCAGGACGATCTTTTGGGGGCCGATAGCAACAGGCTCGTGCTCCTGTCCAGCTCGGGCCGCCTCGAAATCCTCAGACTTGGAAACTGGGAGCAGGTGTATTCGGCCGAAGACGTCGAGGATGCCGGGCTGTTCTCCGGTGTGCTGGCTTTTAGGAAGAGTGGAAGCCTCTACTACACGAAACTTGACACTATAGAACCCCACCGCCTTGAATCTCCCATTGAAAACACCTCCCTCGGATTCAGACTCGGGAACTTAACGTTCTTCATAAAGAGAAATCCCCCCATAATACACTCCGGAGTTCGCGTTCCGGGCAACATAACGATCCACGTATGCGGCGGAACCTGCGGGGCTTTTCTCTTCGAGGACGGGGAGGGAAAACCGTTCATACTGCGCACTGAGGAGGGTTTTGTGATAGGTGTAGCGTCCATGGAACCTTTCTACCACGGCAGGGTTGTCTTTATTAACACCTCGGGAGAGCCTGTGGCCGAGCACACGTTTGACGTGGGAATTCGGGATGTGACGGTAGCGAATAACACCGTTTTGGTGAGCACGGGGGGCGTCGAGAGGTCCGGCACGGCGATATGGAGTGGAAAACTCTACGCACTGGATGGAAGGGGACGCCTTCTTTGGAACGCTTCCATCGAAGACCGTGCCCTCTGGGGCCATCTCTGTGGTTACGCGCCCGCTGGGGTGTCCCTGCTGGCGGACGGAAACGTTTACGCCGTTGACTACAAGGGTGTGGTCTACGTGTTCAACAAAAGGGGCAAATACCTGAGGGCGGTTAAAACGCCCGCTTCAAGAACCCTGGGATGCGGTGATCTAATCCGGAACGTGGTGGTCGGGGGGAGGGTTCACTGCTGGCATGGGCGTACTTTGGTGTGTCGATGGAGCAGGAGGAGAAGAGCGGGCTATGCGTATACACACCCGGCGGAGCCGTCGCCTGTAGACCACTTATTCTGA
- a CDS encoding antitoxin AF2212-like protein: METVYENGVVKPLKPLSLPSKRLIVYIEEKRFSELIDELELEAREDVDRSVAAVRGRNYEGSS; encoded by the coding sequence ATCGAGACGGTCTACGAAAACGGGGTCGTAAAACCCCTGAAACCCCTTTCACTGCCATCAAAGCGGCTGATAGTGTACATAGAGGAGAAGAGGTTCTCGGAGCTTATAGACGAACTTGAGCTTGAGGCCAGGGAGGACGTTGACCGGAGCGTTGCCGCCGTCAGGGGTAGGAACTATGAAGGTAGTTCTTGA
- the nadA gene encoding quinolinate synthase NadA: MKIEELVREIERLKEERNAIIMAHNYQLPEIQDIADFLGDSLELARKAVDVDADVIVFAGVDFMAETAKILNPEKRVLLPSKRATCAMANMLKVEHILRAKEQYPDAPVVLYVNTTAETKAYADVTVTSANAVKIVEKLDSDVIIFGPDKNLASYVAKQTGKKVIPVPEYGHCYVHRKFTVQDVERAKRLYPNAKLMVHPECEPEVQERADIIVSTGGMIRRAPEHDEWVVFTEHEMVYRLGKLYPDIKFHPAKEDAVCIGMKAITLNHIYEALRDMKYEVEVPEEIAEKARKAIERMLEMS; the protein is encoded by the coding sequence ATGAAAATTGAAGAACTCGTGCGGGAGATTGAACGTCTCAAGGAAGAGCGCAACGCTATAATAATGGCCCACAACTACCAGCTGCCTGAAATCCAGGACATAGCCGACTTCCTCGGGGACAGCCTCGAGCTCGCGAGGAAGGCAGTGGACGTTGATGCCGACGTCATAGTCTTCGCGGGAGTGGACTTCATGGCAGAAACTGCCAAGATCCTCAATCCCGAGAAGAGGGTCCTGCTTCCAAGCAAAAGGGCCACCTGCGCGATGGCCAACATGCTGAAGGTCGAGCACATCCTCAGGGCCAAGGAGCAGTACCCGGACGCCCCGGTGGTTCTCTACGTGAACACCACCGCCGAGACCAAGGCCTACGCTGACGTGACGGTGACCTCAGCCAACGCGGTCAAAATAGTCGAAAAGCTCGATTCCGACGTCATCATCTTCGGGCCGGATAAGAATTTAGCGAGCTACGTGGCCAAACAGACCGGCAAGAAGGTCATCCCCGTCCCCGAGTACGGCCACTGCTACGTTCACAGGAAGTTCACCGTTCAAGATGTGGAGCGCGCCAAGAGGCTCTACCCCAACGCCAAGCTGATGGTTCACCCGGAATGCGAACCGGAGGTACAGGAAAGGGCCGACATAATAGTCTCCACCGGGGGAATGATAAGGCGCGCCCCCGAGCACGACGAGTGGGTCGTCTTCACGGAGCATGAGATGGTTTACAGGCTTGGGAAGCTCTACCCGGACATTAAGTTCCATCCGGCTAAGGAGGATGCGGTCTGCATAGGAATGAAGGCCATAACGCTCAACCACATATACGAGGCCCTCAGGGACATGAAGTACGAGGTCGAAGTGCCTGAGGAGATAGCGGAGAAGGCCAGGAAGGCTATCGAGAGGATGCTGGAGATGAGTTAA
- the nadC gene encoding carboxylating nicotinate-nucleotide diphosphorylase, producing MISLSYLIRFLEEDAPFGDVTSEAVVPEGINARAVIIAKQEGVIAGVEEAKALFEHFGVEVKVRKRDGEKVKKGEVILELTGDARAILLVERTALNVMGRMSGIATEVRRLVDRVKAVNPKVRVAGTRKTLLKPLDKRAILIGGGEPHRFSLSDAMLIKDNHLALVPLEEAIQRAKAFSVYKVVEVEVETIEDALKAAKAGADVVMLDNMSPAEIAETIAALKREGLRDRVKIEVSGGITPENIEEYARLDIDIISLGYLTHSVKNFDVSLEIIGKA from the coding sequence ATGATCTCTCTTTCCTATCTGATCAGGTTCCTTGAGGAGGACGCTCCCTTCGGCGACGTCACGAGCGAGGCGGTGGTTCCGGAGGGAATCAATGCTAGGGCCGTAATTATCGCAAAGCAGGAAGGGGTTATAGCGGGCGTTGAGGAGGCCAAAGCCCTCTTCGAGCACTTCGGGGTTGAGGTTAAGGTCAGGAAGAGGGACGGTGAGAAGGTCAAGAAGGGCGAGGTGATACTTGAGCTGACCGGTGATGCGCGCGCGATACTCCTCGTCGAGAGAACCGCTTTGAACGTAATGGGCAGGATGAGCGGCATTGCCACCGAGGTCAGAAGACTGGTGGATAGGGTTAAGGCCGTAAACCCGAAGGTCCGCGTTGCTGGAACGAGGAAGACCCTCCTCAAGCCACTGGACAAGAGGGCGATACTCATCGGCGGCGGCGAGCCCCACCGATTCTCGCTGAGCGACGCGATGCTCATAAAGGACAACCATCTCGCTCTGGTCCCGCTGGAAGAGGCCATACAGCGCGCCAAGGCCTTCAGCGTCTACAAGGTCGTCGAGGTCGAGGTCGAGACCATTGAGGATGCCCTCAAAGCGGCAAAGGCCGGTGCCGATGTAGTGATGCTCGACAACATGAGCCCGGCTGAAATAGCCGAGACGATAGCGGCTCTAAAGCGCGAGGGCCTCCGCGATAGGGTGAAGATCGAGGTCTCCGGCGGAATAACTCCCGAAAACATCGAGGAGTACGCCAGGCTCGACATTGATATCATAAGCCTCGGCTACCTCACGCACTCCGTCAAGAACTTCGACGTCAGCCTTGAGATAATTGGAAAGGCCTGA
- the pdxS gene encoding pyridoxal 5'-phosphate synthase lyase subunit PdxS — translation MGKLHVIEAKGTERLKRGFAKMVKGGVIMDVTNAEQARIAEEAGAVSVMALHMVPADIRKAGGVARMAPVEKIQEIMDAVTIPVMAKVRIGHVAEAKILEAIGVDMIDESEVLTPADPYFHIDKREFSVPFVCGARNLGEAVRRIWEGSAMIRTKGEAGTGNIVEAVRHVRLVADNIRLIQRMTDERVYIIAERFAEPYLRLAASIKDISGIPKQILENEPVYGHYTYGEIVEGLYRILLEIKKLGRLPVVNFAAGGVATPADAALMMGMGMDGVFVGSGIFKSSNPEKMARAIVEAVNHWDEPDVLAEISREIGEPMRGRDIEELEVRLEERGV, via the coding sequence ATGGGAAAGCTCCACGTTATAGAGGCTAAGGGAACTGAAAGGCTCAAGCGCGGTTTTGCCAAGATGGTTAAGGGCGGTGTCATCATGGACGTCACCAACGCCGAACAGGCCAGAATAGCCGAGGAAGCCGGCGCGGTTTCTGTCATGGCGCTCCACATGGTTCCCGCGGACATAAGAAAGGCCGGCGGCGTTGCCAGGATGGCCCCCGTTGAGAAGATCCAGGAGATAATGGACGCGGTGACGATCCCGGTCATGGCAAAGGTAAGGATCGGCCACGTGGCCGAGGCAAAAATCCTTGAGGCCATTGGCGTCGACATGATAGATGAAAGCGAGGTTCTGACGCCCGCCGATCCATATTTCCACATAGACAAGAGAGAATTCAGCGTCCCCTTCGTCTGCGGCGCCAGGAACCTCGGCGAGGCCGTCAGGAGGATATGGGAAGGCTCCGCCATGATTAGGACCAAGGGTGAGGCCGGAACCGGCAACATCGTCGAGGCAGTAAGACACGTCCGCCTCGTCGCAGACAACATAAGGCTCATCCAGCGCATGACGGACGAACGGGTATACATCATAGCCGAGAGATTCGCCGAGCCCTACCTGAGGCTGGCCGCAAGTATAAAGGACATCAGCGGGATTCCCAAGCAGATACTCGAAAATGAGCCGGTTTACGGCCACTATACCTACGGCGAGATAGTTGAGGGGCTCTACAGGATTCTCCTGGAGATAAAGAAGCTCGGCCGCCTTCCGGTTGTCAACTTCGCGGCTGGAGGGGTCGCCACCCCGGCCGACGCGGCACTCATGATGGGGATGGGAATGGACGGCGTCTTCGTCGGCTCGGGAATCTTCAAGAGCTCCAACCCAGAGAAGATGGCGAGGGCCATAGTTGAGGCCGTCAACCACTGGGATGAACCCGATGTCCTGGCCGAGATAAGCAGGGAAATCGGCGAGCCGATGCGCGGCAGGGACATTGAAGAGCTGGAGGTTCGCCTTGAGGAGAGGGGTGTCTGA
- the pdxT gene encoding pyridoxal 5'-phosphate synthase glutaminase subunit PdxT, protein MVKVGVIGLQGDVGEHIEAARNALKNLGVTGEVVWLRKPGQLEGVSAVIIPGGESTTISKLMVKNGLFESIKKLGGEGLPIMGTCAGLIMLSKEVIGATPEQRFLGLLDVRVNRNAYGRQVDSFEAPIKLAFSDEPFPGVFIRAPRIVELLNDKVRPIAWLGDRVVGVEAGNVIGLEFHPELTEDTRVHEYFLEKAL, encoded by the coding sequence ATGGTCAAGGTGGGTGTTATCGGCCTTCAGGGCGACGTGGGCGAGCACATCGAAGCTGCAAGGAATGCCCTGAAAAACCTCGGCGTCACCGGAGAGGTGGTCTGGCTAAGGAAACCGGGGCAACTGGAAGGGGTTTCCGCGGTCATAATCCCCGGCGGCGAGAGCACGACGATATCGAAGCTCATGGTGAAGAACGGCCTTTTTGAATCCATTAAAAAGCTCGGCGGGGAAGGTCTGCCCATAATGGGCACCTGTGCCGGTCTAATAATGCTCTCGAAGGAGGTAATCGGTGCAACTCCGGAGCAGAGGTTCCTCGGGCTTCTCGACGTCAGGGTTAACAGAAACGCCTACGGCAGGCAGGTGGACAGCTTCGAGGCACCGATAAAGCTGGCCTTCAGCGATGAGCCCTTCCCCGGTGTCTTTATCCGCGCCCCGAGGATAGTTGAGCTCCTGAACGATAAGGTCAGGCCGATAGCGTGGCTTGGAGACAGGGTCGTTGGAGTCGAGGCCGGCAACGTAATCGGGCTGGAGTTCCATCCGGAGCTAACGGAGGACACAAGGGTTCACGAGTACTTCCTGGAGAAGGCCCTGTAA
- a CDS encoding CGP-CTERM sorting domain-containing protein, translated as MLIVNSNSYVASQLVVVPGKGDAFVIYRWADENGELGADFYYFSNGTLVPFYRTCLFCDNVSAVNDGAYIIPDNGSWIFLREFYVPENSTRGVEAYRVRDGKCWLIGGTSVAVPQGEVSRVVVYYRKKAFSIEFQNGSRVEAKKFWIGDSVEPANFSGFPEKTPVYYAIEHSVPMGSFYVYGDGYASNGSAVVLVPINVVDKVVSSLRVEGDIKGFASAIVGEGVILYYPYDYHVNGSPVERKDLRLFYYPNNGEGLKVFQLQEFQKGSSFASDVVCGEASNEKGAKNESFGICGPAIFLLLALIPLYRAFSRKYS; from the coding sequence ATGCTGATTGTTAACAGCAACAGCTATGTAGCCTCCCAGCTCGTTGTGGTTCCAGGAAAAGGCGATGCGTTTGTCATCTACCGCTGGGCAGATGAGAACGGCGAGCTGGGTGCCGATTTCTACTACTTCTCAAATGGAACCCTTGTCCCATTCTATCGCACCTGCCTTTTCTGCGATAATGTAAGTGCTGTGAACGACGGAGCCTACATTATCCCTGACAACGGCTCGTGGATATTCCTCAGGGAGTTCTACGTTCCAGAAAACAGCACGCGCGGGGTCGAGGCCTACCGCGTCCGGGATGGGAAGTGCTGGTTAATAGGCGGAACCTCCGTTGCCGTTCCGCAGGGGGAAGTCTCGCGCGTTGTTGTGTATTACAGAAAAAAAGCCTTTTCAATTGAGTTCCAGAATGGAAGCAGAGTGGAAGCCAAGAAGTTCTGGATAGGAGATAGCGTGGAGCCGGCGAACTTTTCGGGTTTTCCGGAGAAGACGCCGGTTTACTACGCAATAGAGCACAGCGTTCCGATGGGGAGCTTCTACGTTTATGGAGACGGCTACGCCTCCAACGGTAGTGCCGTTGTTCTCGTTCCGATAAACGTCGTTGATAAGGTTGTTTCATCATTGAGGGTTGAGGGAGACATTAAAGGCTTTGCCTCAGCAATCGTGGGAGAAGGAGTCATATTATACTACCCCTATGATTACCATGTCAACGGCTCGCCCGTGGAAAGGAAAGACCTTCGCCTGTTCTACTATCCAAACAACGGGGAAGGGCTCAAGGTTTTCCAGCTCCAAGAATTCCAGAAAGGGTCCAGCTTCGCTTCGGATGTTGTTTGCGGTGAGGCATCCAATGAAAAGGGAGCGAAAAACGAAAGCTTCGGAATATGCGGCCCTGCAATTTTCCTGCTCCTGGCGCTGATTCCCCTTTACAGGGCCTTCTCCAGGAAGTACTCGTGA
- the fdhF gene encoding formate dehydrogenase subunit alpha produces the protein MKEPKTVVCPYCGFGCRLLVDPRTMRVKPHRGEPNRGKLCPKGLHATEFVLSGDRLKRPLKREGSKMRPISWGRAIEEIAGKLLEIHELYGADAVAFMASSKVSNEENYLLQKIARLFGTNNIDNCARLCHEASVHALKMTVGAGAQTNPYEDLEGFGAILIWGYNPAETHPVVMDYILRAKRNGAKIIVVDVRETRTMAFADYRLIIRPGTDIALANAMMNVIIREELYDEEFIKTRTAGFSEVRMAVMKYTPEYAEKVTGIPAETIREVVRTFALAGSGAIMWGMGLTQHVSGVENVMAVIDIALLLGYIGEKGGLYPMRGQNNVQGAAYMGALSEFLPGYVPLTDERFRKRVAKIWGVEDLPTERGLYLTELWEAIESNDIKALYIVGENPAVSEADFERVREALRKLDLLVVQDIFMTRTARYAHYVLPASAFCEKSGSYMNSERRVQWSHKICEPMGDSKPDWEILTMLGRALGLPGFNYSSVEEITAEYFRLFPSLEERSVEELKAGDGVFLPKKRLHTWEFSTPDGKARFIAVEQVQPWERPDYEYPFILTTIRLISHYNTGEMTLRSPSLVRLMGEPRVLINRSDAERLGISDGDWVEIETRRGKIRMRVKLGRIPSGVIAVPFHFKANKITSPALNKAGTPELKFSAARLRKLERH, from the coding sequence ATGAAGGAGCCCAAGACGGTCGTGTGTCCCTACTGCGGCTTTGGCTGCAGGCTTCTCGTTGATCCCAGGACGATGAGGGTTAAACCCCACCGAGGCGAGCCCAACAGGGGCAAGCTCTGCCCCAAGGGGCTTCACGCAACGGAATTCGTTCTTTCAGGGGACAGGCTCAAACGCCCCTTGAAGCGTGAGGGCTCTAAGATGAGGCCGATAAGCTGGGGAAGGGCAATTGAGGAGATAGCGGGCAAGCTCCTCGAAATCCACGAGCTGTACGGTGCTGACGCTGTAGCGTTCATGGCATCGTCCAAGGTCAGCAACGAGGAAAACTACCTTCTCCAGAAGATAGCGAGGCTCTTCGGCACCAACAACATAGACAACTGTGCCCGTCTCTGCCACGAGGCGAGTGTTCACGCCCTCAAGATGACCGTTGGGGCTGGGGCACAGACCAACCCCTACGAGGACCTTGAGGGGTTCGGGGCAATACTCATCTGGGGCTACAATCCGGCGGAGACCCACCCGGTTGTCATGGACTACATTCTGAGGGCCAAGAGGAATGGGGCCAAAATAATCGTCGTTGATGTCAGGGAAACCAGGACGATGGCCTTCGCGGACTATAGGCTCATCATCCGTCCGGGGACCGACATAGCCCTCGCGAATGCCATGATGAACGTCATAATCCGGGAGGAGCTCTACGATGAGGAGTTCATAAAGACCAGAACCGCCGGCTTTTCCGAGGTGAGGATGGCGGTAATGAAGTACACGCCGGAGTACGCGGAGAAGGTAACGGGAATTCCGGCCGAAACTATCAGAGAAGTTGTGAGAACCTTTGCCTTGGCCGGAAGCGGCGCGATAATGTGGGGCATGGGACTCACCCAGCACGTTTCAGGCGTTGAGAACGTCATGGCCGTTATAGACATAGCACTCCTCCTGGGCTACATCGGGGAAAAGGGCGGCCTCTACCCGATGCGCGGTCAGAACAACGTCCAGGGAGCGGCATACATGGGCGCACTGAGTGAGTTCCTGCCGGGCTACGTCCCCCTGACCGACGAGAGGTTCAGGAAGCGGGTGGCGAAGATATGGGGCGTGGAGGACCTCCCGACGGAGCGCGGGCTCTACCTCACGGAGCTCTGGGAGGCGATAGAGAGCAACGATATTAAAGCGCTCTACATAGTCGGGGAAAACCCTGCCGTCAGCGAGGCAGACTTTGAGAGGGTTCGGGAAGCCCTGCGGAAGCTCGATCTCCTCGTCGTTCAGGACATCTTCATGACGAGAACCGCGCGCTACGCCCACTACGTCTTGCCGGCTTCGGCCTTCTGTGAGAAATCTGGCAGCTACATGAACAGCGAAAGAAGGGTTCAGTGGAGCCATAAGATCTGCGAGCCGATGGGTGATTCCAAGCCCGACTGGGAGATACTTACCATGCTCGGCAGGGCCCTCGGTTTGCCCGGGTTCAACTATTCGAGCGTTGAGGAGATAACGGCAGAGTACTTCCGCCTCTTCCCCTCGCTGGAGGAGAGGAGCGTTGAGGAGCTGAAGGCGGGCGATGGGGTATTCCTTCCGAAGAAGAGGCTCCACACCTGGGAGTTCTCGACGCCAGACGGAAAGGCCAGGTTCATCGCTGTGGAGCAGGTGCAGCCCTGGGAGAGGCCGGACTATGAGTATCCCTTCATACTTACCACAATCAGGCTGATAAGCCACTACAACACCGGTGAAATGACCCTCAGGAGCCCCTCGCTCGTCAGGCTGATGGGGGAGCCCAGGGTCCTGATAAACAGGAGCGACGCGGAGAGGCTTGGAATCAGCGACGGGGACTGGGTCGAGATCGAGACGAGGCGCGGGAAGATTAGAATGAGGGTCAAGCTCGGTCGGATTCCCTCCGGAGTGATTGCGGTTCCCTTCCACTTCAAGGCGAACAAAATAACGAGTCCTGCCCTGAACAAAGCAGGAACGCCGGAGCTCAAGTTCTCCGCGGCGAGGTTAAGGAAGCTCGAAAGACACTAA
- a CDS encoding antitoxin family protein, with the protein MSKVIVAVYRGDIIIPLEKLNIPQGSKLLIRIEKIEERDALKELGYLKLLREGEDAEELFEI; encoded by the coding sequence ATGTCCAAGGTGATAGTTGCCGTATACCGGGGAGACATCATAATTCCTCTCGAAAAGCTCAACATCCCTCAGGGCTCGAAGCTCCTGATAAGGATAGAGAAGATTGAAGAGAGAGATGCCCTAAAGGAGCTGGGGTACCTAAAGCTCCTCAGGGAGGGAGAGGATGCCGAGGAGCTCTTTGAAATTTAA
- the purF gene encoding amidophosphoribosyltransferase, producing MREKCGIFAAVTENAPRKAYYALIALQHRGQESAGISVWKHRIRTVAGRGLVSEVFKNGEMAKLKSRMAIAHVRYSTSGSLTETQPLETGCCGRRIAIAHNGTLTNFLPLRRHYERLGVKFRHSVDSELLGISFLWHLRETGDEFEAMKAVFEEVKGAYSVALLFDGKILVARDPVGFRPLSYGTGDGHYFASEDSALRLFVDEVRDVQPGEVFLLSEDEIESRVVATEERRGCVFEYIYFARPDSTIDGVNVYTARVRMGEELAKESPADGDVVIAVPDSGRAAALGFSRVSGIPYSEGLIKNRYIGRTFITPGQFYRELKVRLKLSPVREVIEGKSVVLVDDSIVRGTTMKRIVAMLRKAGAREVHVRIASPPIRYPCYMGVDIPTRHELIAAFGSVEKVRESIGADSLAYLSIEGLKKAVGRRDLCLACLTGEYPEWAFRF from the coding sequence ATGAGGGAGAAGTGCGGGATATTTGCAGCGGTTACAGAGAACGCGCCCAGAAAGGCCTACTACGCACTCATAGCCCTTCAGCACCGCGGCCAGGAGAGCGCGGGAATAAGCGTCTGGAAACACAGGATAAGAACGGTAGCCGGCAGGGGGCTCGTTTCGGAGGTCTTCAAGAACGGTGAGATGGCGAAGCTGAAATCCAGGATGGCAATAGCCCACGTCAGGTACTCGACCTCGGGTTCCCTCACCGAGACTCAGCCGCTGGAAACCGGTTGCTGTGGAAGGAGAATAGCCATCGCCCACAACGGAACACTCACGAATTTCCTCCCCCTCAGGAGGCACTACGAACGGTTAGGGGTCAAGTTCAGGCACTCCGTTGATTCCGAGCTGCTGGGAATCTCCTTCCTCTGGCACCTCCGCGAGACCGGAGACGAGTTCGAGGCCATGAAGGCTGTCTTTGAGGAGGTCAAAGGGGCATACTCCGTGGCCCTTCTCTTCGACGGGAAGATACTCGTGGCCAGGGATCCGGTCGGCTTCAGGCCGCTCAGCTACGGGACTGGAGACGGCCACTATTTTGCCTCGGAGGATTCCGCGCTGAGGCTCTTCGTGGACGAGGTGAGGGACGTTCAGCCTGGGGAGGTCTTTCTCCTCTCGGAGGATGAAATCGAAAGCAGGGTCGTGGCAACGGAGGAGCGCCGCGGCTGCGTCTTTGAATACATCTACTTCGCCCGTCCGGACAGCACGATAGACGGCGTGAACGTCTATACCGCGAGGGTCAGGATGGGAGAGGAGCTGGCAAAGGAGAGCCCGGCCGATGGAGACGTCGTCATAGCCGTGCCGGATTCGGGAAGGGCAGCGGCGCTCGGCTTCTCCAGGGTCAGCGGGATTCCCTACTCGGAGGGACTCATAAAGAACCGCTACATAGGGAGGACGTTCATAACCCCCGGGCAGTTCTATCGCGAGCTGAAGGTCAGGCTCAAGCTCTCGCCGGTGAGGGAGGTAATAGAGGGCAAGAGCGTCGTTCTCGTTGACGACTCAATCGTTAGAGGGACTACAATGAAGCGCATCGTGGCAATGCTCAGGAAGGCTGGCGCGAGGGAGGTTCATGTCAGGATTGCGTCCCCGCCGATAAGGTACCCGTGCTACATGGGGGTGGACATTCCGACGAGACACGAACTCATAGCGGCCTTTGGGAGCGTTGAGAAGGTGAGGGAATCCATAGGGGCCGACAGCTTAGCTTACCTCAGCATTGAGGGTCTGAAAAAGGCCGTCGGGAGGAGGGACCTCTGCCTGGCGTGTCTCACCGGCGAGTATCCGGAGTGGGCGTTTAGGTTTTAG